A window from Chitinophaga filiformis encodes these proteins:
- a CDS encoding GNAT family N-acetyltransferase produces MQQKRNKCGDHIPAFLCPESGTCFDRLIPSCGHFHLRPLQLDTDVPFIHEWVNKPYAVYWQLQNSTVEKVRNMYSDLIGTEHIQPFMGFYNDKPAFLVEFYWAFKDRIGEYYDVQTGDYGFHILMAPADTPVRNFSWNVFTVLMDFMFSEEKVERLIVEPDARNEKIHLLNKRAGFRYHHLINLPEKTAHLAFCTREQYITALERERQLQAAGTI; encoded by the coding sequence ATGCAACAGAAGCGTAATAAATGTGGTGACCACATACCGGCCTTTCTATGCCCGGAAAGCGGCACCTGCTTTGATCGATTGATTCCTTCCTGCGGTCATTTTCATCTCCGGCCATTACAGCTGGATACAGATGTTCCGTTTATACATGAATGGGTGAATAAACCTTACGCAGTTTACTGGCAATTGCAGAACAGCACAGTAGAGAAAGTGAGGAATATGTATAGTGATCTTATCGGTACGGAACACATACAGCCCTTCATGGGATTTTACAATGATAAGCCAGCCTTCCTGGTGGAATTTTACTGGGCGTTTAAAGACAGGATAGGTGAATATTATGATGTGCAGACAGGCGATTACGGCTTTCATATCCTGATGGCGCCTGCTGATACGCCGGTCAGGAACTTTAGCTGGAACGTCTTTACAGTGCTGATGGACTTCATGTTCAGTGAAGAAAAAGTGGAGCGGCTTATTGTAGAACCAGACGCCAGAAATGAAAAGATCCACCTGCTCAATAAACGCGCAGGCTTCCGATATCATCACCTTATCAATCTTCCTGAGAAAACCGCGCACCTGGCCTTTTGTACCAGGGAACAATATATCACTGCATTGGAAAGAGAACGGCAATTACAAGCAGCCGGTACCATTTAA
- a CDS encoding pyridoxal phosphate-dependent decarboxylase family protein has product MNPYSDLFYEGTANEYSKAIQLASGSVVRFLEKNRKPFSGITPAQLKTAFAEVDLNAPLPDYESLLSEVERLYSDHAITFHLPQYIAHLNCPVVIPAIAAEVLISAINSSLDTWDQSAGGTLIEQRLIEWTCSEIGFDSHSDGVFTSGGTQSNLMGLLLARDHYAKERLRYNIKQKGLPAESSRFRIFVAATGHFSIQKNAALLGLGEQSVVSIPVEGYRMNVALLEEAIQQELEEGNIPIAVVGTAGTTDFGNVDPLEEIGQLAARYKLWFHVDAAYGCGLLLTSKYRHLLKGIELANSVTADYHKSFFQPVSSSAFLVKNKRSLDLLTHHADYLNPKEHDEDGLPNQVNKSIQTTRRFDALKLWFTLRLMGKQKLGSYMETIIDTTAKVADMISQDDELELVSYSDISALVFRYFPAGLDEADVTEVNLYIKKEMLKDGAALLAGTRINGAFYLKFTLLNPLTTTDDVNKLLSIIKQHGATYMRQHRKTLYDRREIA; this is encoded by the coding sequence ATGAACCCATACAGTGACCTCTTTTATGAAGGCACTGCCAACGAATACAGCAAAGCCATACAACTGGCCAGCGGCTCAGTAGTAAGGTTTCTTGAAAAGAACAGGAAACCATTCAGCGGCATTACGCCTGCACAATTGAAAACTGCATTTGCAGAGGTAGATCTGAATGCGCCGCTGCCTGATTATGAAAGCCTGCTTTCGGAGGTGGAGCGCCTCTATTCCGATCACGCTATCACCTTCCACCTGCCACAATATATCGCCCACCTGAACTGCCCGGTGGTGATACCCGCCATTGCAGCAGAGGTGCTGATCTCTGCCATTAACTCCTCACTTGACACCTGGGATCAGAGTGCAGGTGGCACGCTGATAGAACAACGCCTCATAGAATGGACATGCAGTGAGATTGGTTTTGACAGCCACAGTGACGGTGTATTTACCAGTGGTGGTACACAGAGCAACCTGATGGGATTATTGCTTGCCAGGGATCATTATGCAAAGGAACGCCTGCGCTATAATATCAAACAGAAAGGACTACCGGCAGAATCTTCCCGCTTCAGGATATTTGTAGCAGCCACCGGGCATTTCAGTATCCAGAAGAATGCCGCTTTACTGGGACTGGGTGAACAATCGGTAGTCAGTATACCGGTGGAAGGTTATCGCATGAACGTGGCTCTACTGGAAGAAGCCATTCAGCAGGAGCTGGAGGAAGGTAATATTCCCATCGCTGTGGTAGGTACTGCAGGTACAACAGATTTTGGCAATGTGGATCCGCTTGAAGAAATAGGGCAACTGGCTGCCCGGTACAAATTATGGTTCCATGTAGATGCCGCTTATGGCTGCGGATTGCTGCTTACTTCCAAATACCGTCATCTGCTGAAGGGCATAGAACTGGCCAACTCTGTAACGGCGGATTATCATAAATCATTCTTCCAACCGGTCAGCAGCAGCGCCTTCCTGGTAAAGAACAAACGCTCACTGGACCTGCTGACCCATCATGCGGATTATCTCAATCCGAAGGAGCATGATGAAGACGGATTACCCAACCAGGTCAACAAATCTATCCAGACCACCCGGCGCTTTGATGCATTGAAGCTCTGGTTTACACTTCGCCTGATGGGCAAACAGAAACTGGGTAGTTACATGGAAACGATCATAGACACTACGGCTAAAGTAGCGGATATGATCAGCCAGGACGATGAACTGGAGCTGGTAAGTTACTCCGATATCAGTGCGCTGGTGTTCCGTTATTTCCCTGCAGGTCTTGATGAAGCAGATGTCACCGAAGTGAACCTGTATATCAAAAAAGAAATGCTGAAAGATGGTGCAGCATTGCTGGCAGGTACCCGTATCAATGGTGCTTTTTATCTCAAGTTCACTTTATTGAACCCGCTTACTACTACTGATGATGTGAATAAGCTGTTATCCATCATCAAACAGCATGGCGCCACTTACATGAGACAACACAGGAAAACCCTTTATGACAGAAGAGAAATTGCATAA
- a CDS encoding AsmA-like C-terminal region-containing protein, whose product MRKRILRIVLIPIAILIILAGIAIGVLYSQQQRLINLAIKELNKQLPGELVIEGSTISPFQNFPYISIGLKNVRFFATKQKTGRPMYQLEKLYVGFSLPDILRQKYNVKVILLKKGHLDLVRDVNGNLNIVEANRIQQDTIATAAAESASLDLDIKKIVLRDLDVDFSDKQSGQHVNTHIEKVKTAFRLDNVNIFAHLEGAMIADYTTPADTSLFRHKHVKLDLRLTYDQRHEFVSLSEGDLKLEDASFNVTGTADLKHGNNVNFKVKGDRPDIGQLLSFAPQSVSEQLKQFRYDGRLYFDGIIKGKLSGDQLPLIKINFGCENGWLLNATANKKIDSLGFKGFYTNGAAHSLKTSELHLLSVSARPEKGIFKANFVMKDFTDPKMIMQINSDLELEFIGAFLGIADLQRLTGHINLKMDFNELVDMTVPEISMGKLKEGIQSELSVSNLTFRIPNYPHIIHNLNLHADMKGGFVKLDTLSFYFGNSDFAMNGSLSDLPALFHQQEKPVLVKFNARSKKMILKELLSYDSTVAKKAKEEIYGFNIGLSLETSVKELQHPAPLPKGKFKMEQLYASFKEYPHAFHDFGAELTINDTALLLRNFGGMIDSSDIRFSGRVINYQLWFDKVMRGKTQVAFDLKSQHLAMKDVLGPISRNYVPKDYQQEVASGIWLRAKADLRYDSIFKFAKVKLANVSGELQEHKIRVDSIKGTVKVGADNFLKLDTLTGRIGKTDFDISMRLYMGKDTVRRKKENFLQFTSRNLDLDQLTNYKLTANEDEETVVAAPAAGRTVIQDTTHSAGFNIFKFPFIDFRATVNIGRVKYHRLWLKNVTSNIRMQANQHLYLDTLGMGIAEGQIGMRGHFNGTDPKKIYFRSRIRIFDVNIEKLMLKLDHFGQDYVINKNVKGRLNGQVRSRIQMHPDLTPIIDNCEAQLDVDIRNGSLVNFAPMQAMAGYFKDKNLNMIRFDTLKNKLTLKNGVLEIPKMNINSSLGFMEISGRQSLDMKMEYYMRIPFKMVTQVGFQSLFGRKKEEVDPDQVDAIEYRDKEKKVRFMNIKVTGTPDNFKVGLGKAKKA is encoded by the coding sequence ATGCGAAAGAGGATTCTCCGGATCGTTTTAATACCTATTGCTATCCTGATAATACTGGCCGGTATCGCGATAGGCGTACTATATTCCCAACAGCAACGCCTCATCAATCTGGCAATCAAAGAGTTAAATAAACAGCTGCCAGGCGAGCTGGTCATTGAAGGCAGTACCATCTCCCCATTTCAGAATTTTCCCTACATCTCCATAGGACTAAAGAACGTCCGGTTTTTCGCCACCAAGCAAAAGACCGGCAGACCCATGTACCAGCTCGAAAAGCTGTACGTGGGATTCAGCCTGCCAGATATACTCAGGCAGAAATACAACGTCAAAGTAATACTACTTAAAAAGGGACACCTCGACCTGGTACGGGACGTGAATGGTAACCTGAACATCGTAGAGGCAAACAGGATACAACAGGATACAATAGCAACGGCAGCAGCCGAATCAGCATCCCTCGACCTGGATATCAAAAAGATCGTGTTAAGAGACCTGGATGTTGATTTCTCTGATAAACAAAGCGGTCAGCATGTCAACACCCATATAGAGAAAGTGAAAACCGCCTTCCGCCTGGACAATGTTAACATCTTCGCTCACCTGGAAGGCGCAATGATAGCGGACTATACTACTCCGGCAGATACTTCCCTGTTCCGGCATAAACATGTGAAACTCGATCTCCGGCTGACATACGACCAGCGCCACGAGTTTGTCAGCCTGTCGGAAGGTGATCTGAAACTGGAAGATGCCAGTTTCAATGTAACCGGAACCGCAGACCTGAAACATGGGAATAATGTCAACTTCAAAGTGAAGGGAGACCGGCCCGATATCGGCCAGTTATTGTCCTTTGCACCCCAATCGGTCTCTGAGCAACTTAAGCAGTTCCGGTATGATGGTCGTCTTTATTTCGATGGTATCATTAAAGGAAAGCTTTCCGGCGATCAGTTGCCGCTTATAAAGATCAATTTCGGATGTGAGAACGGATGGTTACTGAATGCCACCGCCAATAAAAAGATCGATTCCCTGGGCTTCAAAGGCTTTTATACCAATGGTGCAGCACATTCGCTGAAAACTTCAGAGCTGCATCTGCTCAGTGTAAGCGCCCGTCCCGAGAAAGGTATTTTCAAGGCCAATTTCGTCATGAAAGACTTTACAGATCCGAAAATGATCATGCAGATCAATTCGGACCTGGAACTGGAATTTATAGGCGCATTTCTTGGTATTGCCGACCTGCAGCGTTTAACAGGGCACATCAACCTGAAGATGGATTTTAATGAGCTGGTGGATATGACCGTGCCTGAAATATCTATGGGAAAGCTGAAAGAAGGTATCCAGAGTGAGCTGAGCGTCAGCAACCTGACCTTCCGTATTCCTAATTATCCTCACATCATTCATAACCTGAACCTGCATGCAGATATGAAGGGCGGTTTCGTAAAGCTGGATACGCTGTCCTTCTACTTCGGTAACTCGGACTTTGCCATGAATGGTTCCCTGAGCGATCTGCCTGCGCTCTTTCACCAGCAGGAAAAGCCGGTACTGGTAAAATTCAATGCCCGTAGTAAGAAAATGATCTTGAAAGAGCTATTGTCATACGATTCTACGGTGGCTAAGAAAGCGAAAGAAGAGATCTACGGGTTCAATATCGGGCTATCGCTGGAGACCTCTGTAAAAGAACTGCAGCATCCGGCTCCATTGCCTAAGGGCAAATTTAAAATGGAGCAGTTATATGCCAGCTTCAAAGAGTATCCGCATGCTTTTCATGATTTCGGAGCAGAGCTTACTATCAACGATACGGCCTTATTGCTCCGCAATTTCGGCGGTATGATAGACAGCAGCGACATTCGTTTCAGCGGTCGTGTGATCAACTACCAGCTTTGGTTTGATAAGGTCATGCGTGGGAAGACACAGGTAGCGTTTGATCTGAAATCGCAGCACCTGGCAATGAAAGATGTGCTGGGGCCCATCAGCCGGAATTATGTTCCGAAAGACTATCAGCAGGAAGTGGCTTCCGGTATATGGCTGCGTGCAAAGGCAGACCTGCGTTATGATTCCATATTCAAATTCGCTAAAGTGAAGCTGGCGAATGTATCGGGCGAGTTGCAGGAACATAAGATCAGGGTGGATAGCATTAAGGGAACTGTGAAGGTAGGCGCTGATAATTTCCTGAAGCTTGATACGCTCACAGGCCGTATAGGTAAAACTGATTTTGATATCAGTATGCGCCTGTATATGGGAAAAGATACGGTGAGGCGCAAGAAGGAAAACTTCCTGCAGTTCACTTCCCGCAATCTTGATCTTGACCAGCTCACCAACTATAAACTGACGGCGAACGAAGACGAAGAGACCGTTGTTGCAGCACCTGCGGCAGGCCGCACTGTGATACAGGATACCACTCATTCCGCTGGCTTTAATATCTTCAAATTTCCATTCATTGATTTCCGTGCTACTGTCAATATCGGCAGGGTAAAATACCACCGGTTGTGGCTGAAGAATGTTACCAGCAATATCCGCATGCAAGCCAATCAGCACCTGTACCTGGATACGCTGGGAATGGGCATTGCGGAAGGGCAGATAGGCATGAGAGGTCATTTCAATGGTACTGATCCGAAAAAGATCTACTTCCGTAGCAGGATAAGGATATTTGATGTAAACATCGAAAAACTGATGTTAAAGCTCGATCATTTCGGACAGGATTATGTGATCAATAAGAATGTGAAAGGCCGCCTCAACGGACAGGTGAGGAGCCGCATACAGATGCATCCGGATCTCACACCGATCATCGATAACTGCGAAGCCCAGCTGGATGTTGACATCCGTAACGGCAGCCTGGTGAACTTTGCTCCCATGCAGGCAATGGCAGGTTATTTCAAAGACAAGAACCTGAACATGATCCGCTTTGATACATTGAAAAATAAACTGACGCTGAAGAATGGTGTGCTGGAAATTCCGAAGATGAATATCAACTCTTCCCTTGGCTTCATGGAAATATCAGGTAGGCAGTCGCTCGATATGAAGATGGAGTATTACATGCGGATACCATTCAAAATGGTGACACAGGTAGGTTTTCAGTCCCTTTTTGGCCGGAAAAAGGAAGAGGTGGACCCTGACCAGGTAGACGCCATTGAATACCGGGATAAGGAAAAAAAGGTCCGTTTTATGAATATCAAGGTAACAGGTACACCGGATAATTTTAAGGTTGGGTTAGGAAAGGCGAAAAAGGCGTAA
- a CDS encoding IucA/IucC family protein, which translates to MHPSSALSPGSAIAHLRPEVWSKANALHLRKIISEFAHELLIQPKELFLKDGWGHYVLTADIPGIEYRFRAKILGLDHWYIENGSIEKLEDGKKMPLDSASFIAEFSETIGIRPDILPKYLEEICSTLYGSAYMRAQEGPGVEALAQADYQEIEHAMMEGHPSFVANNGRIGFDAADYRAYAPEAAAPVSLLWIAGHHSRATYTATAELPYETLLAQELDRATLERFNKVLLDQGLAPADYVYFPVHPWQWYNKMNHIFAGDIATRNMVFLGTSDDTYLAQQSIRTFFNISRPERFYVKVALSILNMGFMRGLSPYYMRTTPGITQWVRDELGDDSYLQEKGFILLGEVATVGYRNLLYEKAEKNDSPYKKMLAALWRESPVPMLKKGQSLMTMAALLHIDREGRALLPELIRTSGLDTASWLQRYLDAYLSPILHCFYYHDMVFMPHGENLILIMENNVPVRAVMKDITEEVCVINKDKVLPDEVKRLSVDMPEEVKILSIFTDVFDYIFRYIAHILVEHSAYPEEQFWELVADCILAYQASFPALKDKFRQHDLFAPEFIRSCLNRLQICNNERMVDLADPVGSLQFVGTLKNPVAAFAKNSKLPIYQR; encoded by the coding sequence ATGCATCCCTCATCAGCACTGTCTCCCGGGAGCGCAATCGCACACCTGCGCCCTGAAGTCTGGAGCAAAGCCAATGCTTTGCACTTACGTAAGATCATCAGCGAATTTGCCCACGAACTTTTAATACAGCCAAAGGAGCTGTTTTTAAAAGATGGCTGGGGCCATTATGTGCTCACGGCAGATATACCAGGTATTGAATACCGCTTCCGTGCAAAGATCCTGGGCCTCGACCACTGGTACATAGAAAACGGGTCAATAGAGAAACTGGAAGACGGTAAGAAAATGCCGCTTGATTCCGCCAGTTTCATTGCAGAATTCAGTGAGACGATCGGCATCCGTCCTGATATCCTTCCCAAATACCTGGAAGAGATCTGCAGCACCTTGTATGGCAGCGCCTATATGCGTGCCCAGGAAGGGCCGGGAGTGGAAGCACTGGCACAGGCAGACTACCAGGAAATAGAGCATGCCATGATGGAAGGGCATCCTTCTTTTGTGGCCAACAACGGACGTATCGGGTTTGATGCAGCAGACTACAGGGCTTATGCGCCGGAAGCGGCAGCGCCTGTTTCCCTGTTGTGGATCGCTGGTCATCATAGCAGAGCTACCTACACTGCTACGGCTGAATTGCCATATGAGACGCTGCTGGCGCAGGAACTGGACAGGGCCACTCTGGAGCGATTCAATAAGGTATTGCTCGACCAGGGATTAGCACCTGCCGACTACGTGTATTTTCCCGTACACCCCTGGCAGTGGTACAATAAAATGAACCACATCTTTGCGGGGGATATTGCCACCCGCAATATGGTCTTTCTCGGCACAAGCGATGACACTTACCTGGCGCAGCAATCTATCCGCACCTTCTTCAACATCAGCAGGCCGGAACGCTTCTATGTGAAAGTGGCCTTATCTATCCTGAATATGGGGTTCATGCGCGGACTGTCTCCTTATTACATGCGTACCACCCCTGGTATTACCCAGTGGGTGAGAGACGAACTGGGAGATGACAGCTACCTGCAGGAGAAAGGCTTCATCCTGCTGGGAGAAGTGGCTACCGTGGGCTACCGCAATTTGCTGTATGAAAAAGCGGAAAAGAATGATAGTCCCTACAAGAAAATGCTTGCAGCGCTCTGGAGAGAAAGCCCCGTTCCAATGCTGAAGAAAGGGCAAAGCCTGATGACGATGGCAGCGTTGCTGCACATCGATCGTGAAGGCAGGGCCCTGCTGCCTGAGCTGATCCGTACCTCCGGGCTCGATACAGCGTCCTGGCTGCAACGTTACCTGGATGCTTACCTGAGCCCCATTTTGCATTGTTTCTATTATCATGATATGGTGTTCATGCCGCATGGCGAAAACCTGATCCTTATCATGGAAAACAATGTGCCGGTGAGAGCGGTAATGAAAGACATCACAGAAGAAGTATGTGTGATCAACAAGGACAAAGTATTGCCCGATGAAGTGAAACGCTTATCCGTCGATATGCCGGAAGAAGTGAAGATCCTGTCCATTTTCACAGATGTCTTTGACTATATATTCCGCTACATTGCACATATACTGGTAGAACATAGCGCTTACCCTGAAGAACAGTTCTGGGAGCTGGTAGCGGATTGTATACTGGCTTACCAGGCATCCTTCCCTGCATTAAAAGACAAGTTCAGGCAACATGATCTTTTTGCGCCGGAGTTCATCCGTTCCTGTCTGAACCGTTTGCAGATCTGTAACAATGAACGTATGGTGGATCTGGCCGACCCTGTAGGCAGCCTGCAGTTCGTAGGAACACTCAAAAACCCGGTAGCAGCATTTGCGAAAAATTCCAAATTACCAATTTATCAACGATGA